From the genome of Streptomyces sp. S4.7:
TGCGGCTTCTTACGGCCGAAGAGACTCATCTGCCCCACCCGCACATGCAGGCTCAGCCACTCGGGCAGCTCGCCGATCACCAGATCGGGCAGCCGGGCCGGGTTGGTGGCGAACGTCCACGCCTGCATCTCGCCGTCGTCGTCGAGCTGCGCCGCGACGGCCGCCATCCGCTCGGCGACGTTCTTCACCACGCCGCGTGTGTAGAGCGCGCTCATCGAACCCGAGGCGTCGAGGACGAGAATGACGCGCGCGACCACACCGGTGACGCCGTGCTTGTCCAGGCTGACTGCGACCTGTTCCTTGCGCAGCGAGAGGCGCTTGCGCATGTCGACGGGAAGCCGCTCCTCACCCTTGGTGAGACGGGCGCCGGGCCCGCCGGACGCGGGAGCGGCGGGGGAGGGGACGGGGGGAGCCGGGGGCAGGACCGGCGCCCGGGGCGGTACCGGCGCCGGGGCGGGAGGCGGCACCGGCGCCGCGACCGGAGGCGGCTCCTCGTCGACCGTGATACCGAAGTCCGTCGCCAGCCCCGCCAGCCCGCTCACGTACCCCTGCCCGACCGCCCGGAACTTCCACGCCCCGCCCCGCCGGTACAGCTCACCGCTCACATACGCGGTCTCCGAGCCGGCCTCCATGTCGAAACGCGCCAGCTCCGCGCCCGACGCCGCGTCCAGCAGCCGCAGCCGCAGACCGGGCACCTGCCCGAACGTCCCGCCGTCGGCGGACGCGCACAGCGCCACGCGCTCGATGCCCGGCTCCAGCCGGGCGAGATCCACCTCCACGGAGTCGGCGCCGGGCTGCTTGCCGATGTGGCGTACGGCGCCGGATGTGTGGTGCGGCTGGTTGTAGAAGACGAAGTCGCCGTCGGAGCGGACCTGTCCCGCGTCGGTCAACAGGAGGGCGGATCCGTCCACGTCCGGTATGCCGGGTCCCGCCGACCAGCTGAGGACGGCCCGCACGGAGGGGACCGTCACCGGGAGATTGGCGCCTTTGCTCAGTGTCGTCACGGCAGCCAGTCTGCCCGCCGACGGATCCGAAGTCTCCGGACTTGACGGACTTCGCGGACTTCTGGGTCCCCGCGGTCTCTACGGACCCGCGTCCCCTCCCTCCCGCCCGTCACCCGTGGCTCTCCGACGCGCCCCCGGCGCCCCGCCGCAGTACGGTGGCGGTATGGGTACATGTACAGATCTCGCCAACGCGACTGCTGACGTGGCGCCCCTTTCGAGCACCGACGAATGCGTCGACTGCGTCGCACTCGACCGCCGGGACTGGGTCCACCTGCGTCTCTGCCTGTCCTGTGGACACGTCGGATGCTGCGACAGCTCACCGCTACGGCACGCGACCGAACACTTCACACAGACCGGTGACCCCGTCATGCGCTCCCTGGAGCCCGGCGAGGAGTGGCGCTGGTGCTTCACGCATCAGCTGCTGGGCTGACCGTCTCCCCGGCCGTCCGACTCTCCGGCCGCCGGGCCGACCGCCTCCTCCTCGATCGGCAGGCACACCTGGAAACGGGTGTCCCCCGGCCGCGAGGTGACTTTGAGGTCCCCGTGGTGCTTGTTGACCACGATGCGGTACGAGATGTCCAGCCCCAGCCCCGTGCCCTCCCCGACCTGCTTGGTCGTGAAGAACGGCTCGAAGATCCGTGGCCGCACGTCCTTCGCGATGCCCACCCCCGTGTCCGCGATCTCGACCATCAGCCGCTTGTTCTCGAGCCAGGTGCGGATGTCGCGGGCGACGGCCCGGGAGACGGCCGGATCGTCGTCGACGGTCAGAATGGTCGGATTTGCCATACCTCCATCATGGCCCTTGGAGGCGCGAGGTGCGGTGGACGGCGGTTGGGGGGCCGCCGTCCACCGCGGTCGGGAGGGCGCGAGTCACACCCCGCGTACGGGGACGGTCAGTGCGCGGTGTCGGTCTGCCAGACCACCGTCCCGCCGGCGGCGCGGATCACCACGTTGCCGTCCATCAGGACGATGAGCTTGGCGTGCGGATTCCCGGTCGTACGGGACTTCCACACCGGCCGGTCGTCGGCCCCGAGGACGACGAGGTCACCGTCCTCCTGGAAGACCGCTTTCACCCCGCCGGTCCCGGCGGTGCCCGACTCCCAGCGCTGCTCGTCGCGCTCGTCCAGGACGACCAGATTGCCGACCTCCCGCATCACGAGCCGGGCCTTGGCCGTGCCGACGGGCCCGTCGGCGGGGCGCAGGGTGAACGGGGCCTCAAGGATCCGGTCGCCGTCGGGGCCGCCACCGCCGTCGAGCTTGCCGTCGGCGAGCAGTTCGATGGTGGTGAGCGAGGGCGCGAACGCGTACACCGCGCCCTCGGTCCTGACGAACTGCTCGAAGTGCACCTTGCAGCCCTTGAAGCTGACATCGGTCGCCGTGCCGACCAGCGGGTCCCGGCCCGGAGGCTGGTCCCTCGCCGGGAAGTTCGGCTCCTCGATCCAGTCCTTCTGGATGAACTCGAACTGCCGCACCAGGTCGGACTGGTAGCAGACGAAGACCAGGCCGCGCGGTGCGTCCGGGCCATTGCCCGCGCTGCCGGCGGGGTCGAACGGCCGGCCGTAGGGAATGCCGCGGCGCATGATGCGCCGACCGTCGAGCGCGCCCTTCTCCGGGACGGTCTGCTCGTCGCTCGACTTGAGCAGCAGACCGTCGCGCGGGCTGCTCTTGCGCAGATGCGAGAAAAGCGGAGTGATCTCGCCCTCCAGGTCGTCGCGGTAGCTGATGTCGTTGTCCGACCACGCCTCCGCGTCGCTGGGGCTGTCCGCGTGCGGGCACTTCGCCACCGGCGTGCCCGAGCGCCAGCGGCCGACC
Proteins encoded in this window:
- a CDS encoding UBP-type zinc finger domain-containing protein; protein product: MGTCTDLANATADVAPLSSTDECVDCVALDRRDWVHLRLCLSCGHVGCCDSSPLRHATEHFTQTGDPVMRSLEPGEEWRWCFTHQLLG
- a CDS encoding VWA domain-containing protein, encoding MTTLSKGANLPVTVPSVRAVLSWSAGPGIPDVDGSALLLTDAGQVRSDGDFVFYNQPHHTSGAVRHIGKQPGADSVEVDLARLEPGIERVALCASADGGTFGQVPGLRLRLLDAASGAELARFDMEAGSETAYVSGELYRRGGAWKFRAVGQGYVSGLAGLATDFGITVDEEPPPVAAPVPPPAPAPVPPRAPVLPPAPPVPSPAAPASGGPGARLTKGEERLPVDMRKRLSLRKEQVAVSLDKHGVTGVVARVILVLDASGSMSALYTRGVVKNVAERMAAVAAQLDDDGEMQAWTFATNPARLPDLVIGELPEWLSLHVRVGQMSLFGRKKPQKGLVAGQVDMRAVGFQNEEQKAIAEVRAYVRENPVPAPTLVLFFSDGGVYRDAEIERELRAAVEESVFWQFVGLGRANYGVLQRFDTMAGRRVDNVGFFAVDDIERVSDPELYDRLLSEFPSWLREARQAGILR